One genomic window of Methanosarcina acetivorans C2A includes the following:
- a CDS encoding PAAR domain-containing protein, whose product MGQPAAKQRDRIVAIDINIVMIPAVPSPIPTPLPHPFMGIINGNLSSDVKIMGMPAATVDSTASNTPPHIPQGGPFQKPPSNKATIKLGSTTVRINGKMAARNGDMAMTCNDPSDLPSGTVLAVGTVFIGG is encoded by the coding sequence ATGGGGCAACCAGCAGCTAAACAGCGAGACAGGATCGTGGCCATAGATATCAATATAGTTATGATACCTGCAGTTCCGTCGCCTATCCCAACGCCTTTACCCCATCCGTTTATGGGTATAATTAACGGAAATCTAAGCTCTGATGTAAAAATAATGGGGATGCCTGCGGCTACGGTTGATTCCACAGCATCGAACACTCCGCCTCATATTCCTCAAGGCGGTCCTTTTCAGAAACCGCCTTCCAATAAGGCTACGATAAAATTGGGAAGCACCACAGTGCGGATAAATGGAAAAATGGCAGCAAGGAATGGAGATATGGCTATGACATGCAATGACCCTTCTGATCTGCCTTCCGGGACTGTATTGGCTGTTGGCACTGTTTTTATAGGAGGGTAA
- a CDS encoding C45 family peptidase, which produces MKKDEILSKACFEEIKGVKVLRLKGKAYEMGYQHGYLLADKIDLMVNRTLLATAAYVAAQTGSDIDTAEELLWMGQKAAEPFLPQEFKEEMVGIADGVKDAGINVSLEQILLWNTNYDQWCIYCHPDYWKGDNQVDKKDNNQADQDDNQGENPVVGKNRSNGAARQNISKPAGGGCSSFSAWGEWAGGDGKLIFGKNEDNFNMPEQLSNRMLVVASPDDGIGHAFLTYPGMIGLDGGINADGLAMMTQLSSMQHESMKGCGIATFTRLLLTHARTVEDAIRIFQEHPRCAGIAYHVADARAKKAVVVETSSRKVCCRYPMPGVEALWQTNHSNCYPGWMGYSGYNMVADQVPVNQLKDISTIENWQNSLKEPYNFYVQAPSRFERYQQLIHEYYSNITVENAIKILSDCYDPYTRQTRDVLFPSWTNNILCTICALYPDFAYKAKEPVGQFKAHIANMWSLVAYPETGDFWLAINDFPAQYGGYEQFNLKELLERSSI; this is translated from the coding sequence ATGAAAAAAGATGAAATTCTTAGTAAGGCTTGTTTTGAGGAAATAAAGGGAGTCAAAGTCCTTCGCCTTAAAGGTAAAGCGTATGAAATGGGGTATCAGCATGGGTATTTGCTGGCGGATAAAATAGACTTGATGGTTAACAGGACTCTTTTAGCCACCGCTGCTTATGTTGCTGCACAGACAGGCTCAGATATTGATACGGCAGAGGAACTCTTATGGATGGGGCAAAAGGCAGCTGAACCTTTTTTACCGCAGGAATTCAAAGAAGAAATGGTTGGAATTGCCGATGGGGTCAAAGATGCCGGAATAAACGTAAGCCTCGAGCAGATCCTGCTCTGGAACACCAATTATGATCAGTGGTGTATTTACTGCCATCCTGATTACTGGAAAGGTGATAATCAGGTAGATAAAAAAGATAATAATCAGGCCGATCAGGACGATAATCAGGGTGAAAACCCTGTTGTCGGGAAAAACAGAAGTAATGGAGCTGCCCGGCAGAATATAAGTAAACCTGCAGGTGGGGGCTGCAGCAGTTTTTCTGCCTGGGGAGAGTGGGCTGGAGGCGATGGAAAACTGATATTCGGGAAAAATGAAGACAATTTCAATATGCCGGAACAGTTGTCAAACCGAATGCTGGTTGTAGCAAGTCCCGATGATGGAATTGGACATGCTTTTTTGACTTATCCGGGAATGATCGGGCTTGACGGGGGTATAAATGCGGATGGGCTTGCGATGATGACCCAGTTAAGTTCCATGCAGCATGAAAGTATGAAAGGCTGCGGGATAGCCACATTTACTCGTTTGCTCCTGACTCATGCGCGGACGGTTGAGGATGCGATCAGGATTTTCCAGGAGCATCCTCGCTGTGCCGGGATTGCCTATCATGTAGCTGATGCCAGGGCTAAAAAGGCAGTCGTGGTCGAAACTTCTTCCAGGAAAGTCTGCTGCCGTTACCCTATGCCAGGTGTTGAAGCCCTGTGGCAGACGAACCATTCCAACTGTTATCCGGGCTGGATGGGTTATTCCGGGTACAACATGGTAGCTGATCAGGTCCCGGTAAACCAGCTAAAAGACATCTCAACGATCGAAAACTGGCAGAACAGCCTGAAAGAACCTTATAATTTTTATGTCCAGGCCCCCAGCCGTTTTGAACGCTACCAGCAGTTGATTCACGAGTATTATAGCAATATTACGGTTGAAAATGCAATAAAAATCTTGAGCGACTGCTATGACCCTTATACACGCCAGACCCGCGACGTACTTTTCCCTTCCTGGACAAATAATATTCTCTGTACTATTTGTGCATTGTATCCTGACTTTGCCTATAAAGCAAAAGAACCGGTGGGGCAGTTTAAAGCACATATAGCAAATATGTGGAGTCTGGTGGCATATCCGGAAACCGGAGATTTCTGGCTCGCAATCAATGATTTTCCGGCACAGTACGGAGGATATGAACAGTTCAATTTGAAGGAATTATTAGAACGCAGTTCAATCTAA
- a CDS encoding IS1634-like element ISMac12 family transposase, with protein sequence MKPFTRVKVIKGNEYLYEITPYYDPVEKKIRQKSKYLGKLVNDQPIKVRSQKKPLISIPEKVLSYGEYLPLLKIVEELKLDLLLSKSFSEKQAWSILTLAMNHIIKPLAYDHIEDWYEGTVLSKDHPELPLSSQSISNLLDSIGNSAVHIDFSKSLIKEVCTSNTLIYDITSISTYSQMISLLEYGYNRDNLDLPQINFSMIVDKEKGIPVMYDLYPRSISDVTTLKNTIKKLQEEGVHDYTLIMDKGFISTANIESLVSNDLSFIVPPSQTIKSVKEKTSEIHKTIYDPQNLDVYEGEPIFTMQVDINVGELNVKGYAYYDQKREHQERNSFFKGLHATLEMLEKVDLRRWMDPKMVFISLAKRYASYLTWKVKDNKFEIKVKKNAVSQRVNKMGKFILLYRGNLEWDECLSLYRSKDIVEKGFYFLKNYIEVPPANVKKNSTLKGHLFICFVSLIIRMKLMKEMKEAKLNKKFSVESLIVQLEKNKILLLSEGEQIVMERTKKQKEILDALGICA encoded by the coding sequence ATGAAGCCATTTACAAGAGTCAAAGTAATAAAAGGAAACGAATACCTCTATGAGATCACTCCTTATTACGATCCTGTAGAAAAGAAAATCCGACAGAAAAGCAAGTATCTTGGGAAACTTGTGAACGACCAACCAATAAAAGTTCGCTCTCAAAAGAAACCACTGATATCTATCCCTGAAAAGGTACTCTCCTATGGAGAGTACCTTCCCCTCTTAAAAATCGTAGAAGAGTTAAAACTTGATCTGCTGCTTAGCAAAAGCTTCTCAGAAAAACAAGCGTGGTCGATTTTAACTCTTGCGATGAATCACATAATAAAACCGCTAGCTTATGATCACATTGAAGACTGGTATGAAGGTACTGTTCTCTCTAAGGATCATCCTGAACTACCTCTTTCCTCTCAATCCATTTCAAACCTTCTGGACTCTATTGGAAATAGTGCTGTACACATTGATTTTTCAAAGTCCTTGATAAAAGAGGTATGCACTTCCAATACTCTCATTTATGACATCACCTCCATTTCGACCTATTCACAGATGATCAGCCTACTGGAGTACGGTTATAACAGAGATAATCTCGATTTGCCACAAATAAACTTCTCGATGATCGTGGATAAGGAAAAAGGGATTCCTGTGATGTACGATCTTTATCCAAGAAGCATATCGGATGTAACTACATTAAAAAACACGATCAAGAAGCTTCAGGAGGAAGGAGTCCATGATTATACTTTAATCATGGACAAAGGCTTCATTTCAACAGCTAACATAGAATCACTTGTGTCCAACGATCTTTCTTTCATAGTCCCACCTTCACAAACGATTAAAAGTGTGAAGGAAAAAACGTCCGAGATACACAAAACGATATATGACCCGCAAAATCTCGATGTCTACGAAGGTGAACCTATATTCACGATGCAAGTCGACATTAACGTTGGAGAGTTGAACGTAAAAGGTTATGCCTATTACGATCAAAAGCGAGAACATCAGGAAAGAAATAGTTTTTTCAAAGGTCTGCATGCAACGCTTGAGATGCTTGAAAAGGTAGATTTAAGACGTTGGATGGATCCTAAAATGGTGTTTATTAGTCTGGCAAAGAGATATGCTTCTTATTTGACATGGAAAGTCAAGGACAATAAGTTTGAAATTAAAGTAAAGAAGAATGCAGTGTCACAACGAGTAAACAAGATGGGAAAATTCATCCTGCTGTATAGGGGAAATCTGGAGTGGGATGAGTGCCTTTCACTTTACAGAAGCAAAGATATAGTTGAGAAAGGATTTTATTTCCTTAAAAATTACATAGAAGTTCCACCGGCAAATGTCAAGAAAAACAGCACTTTAAAAGGGCATCTGTTCATCTGCTTTGTTTCTTTGATCATTAGAATGAAGCTGATGAAGGAAATGAAAGAGGCAAAACTCAACAAGAAGTTCTCTGTTGAAAGCTTGATCGTGCAACTTGAAAAGAACAAAATTCTCCTTCTGTCAGAAGGAGAACAAATTGTCATGGAAAGGACAAAAAAGCAAAAAGAAATATTAGATGCGCTTGGAATATGTGCCTAA
- a CDS encoding M4 family metallopeptidase, protein MRGLSKKQAKSVEKLKEIDPESEIFWDSRMKIPKFIKGTLSKPSAENPETIATKFLEEYRALPDMQPGLDENLEFFCADTDFSGFHHVIFLQHVEGIPVFEGSVQVHINPAGEVIAYKDFRLTEVPVVLEPKIKREEAIEIVRRDIGSERAVTVPRSRLMLFRDGETRFPTNDFQLNKLHLKKPRLNKLHLVWQVESIFAKGFAGKFHFIDAHTGEQLYTFSQIRSALFRKTYTAKNESILPGELLSENRMATDEVARAAHENMGIVYDYYKNTFGRESYDNKGSPLVSSVHFLLNYNNSFWSDYHKQLVFGDGDGFRWRPMAFALDIVAHELTHAVAGQTARFVYSEEAGALDESFADVFATFISNEGKIKNWEIGEGVYTPFHPGDALRDLSDPPRFGQPDHIDNYVRLAPGEIPDLHKNQAGYIHLNSGILNKAAYLTIKGGTHYGIKVKGISRARAEKIYYLALTAYLCSATLSRWRFREARYALLNACRQLYGEKGPEYAAIKNAWAAVGLGKPEDLGDRFLVEKEAFPGVPIPDVSPDGILSSIYVPEDGLVKDIRVSVNIEHPYLRDLRLTLFTPVGKRIVLHDRLARRDRSLVRTYNPGSVPALETCIGERAWGRWNLKVEDLAREHTGSFHSWGIKFLIRKVEKEELKREIFPFLNVPDDDPKGLESFIEVERRGKIVSFEVSLEITHPSIGELKAVLVMPSGEELLLHNRTGYGKRDLKKTFSTESDEVLLPAVNKEMKGVWTLKLTDQAAGNEGSLDIWGLCIKYESDPEFL, encoded by the coding sequence ATGAGAGGACTGAGCAAAAAACAGGCAAAATCTGTCGAGAAACTAAAGGAAATTGACCCCGAATCCGAAATTTTCTGGGATTCCCGGATGAAAATTCCTAAATTCATCAAAGGCACCCTTTCAAAACCTTCAGCCGAAAATCCTGAAACAATAGCAACGAAGTTTCTGGAAGAATACAGGGCGCTTCCGGACATGCAGCCCGGGCTTGATGAGAACCTGGAATTTTTCTGTGCCGATACCGATTTTTCCGGATTTCACCATGTTATTTTCCTCCAGCATGTAGAAGGGATCCCGGTTTTTGAAGGATCTGTCCAGGTCCACATAAACCCTGCCGGGGAGGTTATCGCATACAAGGACTTTCGCCTGACAGAGGTGCCGGTTGTTCTTGAGCCGAAAATCAAAAGAGAAGAAGCCATTGAAATTGTCCGTCGGGATATCGGTTCGGAACGGGCTGTAACAGTTCCCCGTTCAAGGTTGATGCTTTTTCGGGATGGTGAAACACGGTTTCCCACAAACGATTTCCAGCTGAATAAGCTTCATCTGAAAAAACCTCGTCTGAATAAACTTCATCTGGTCTGGCAGGTTGAGTCCATCTTTGCCAAAGGGTTTGCGGGGAAGTTCCATTTCATTGACGCCCATACCGGAGAGCAGCTTTACACATTTTCCCAGATCCGATCTGCCCTTTTTAGAAAGACCTACACTGCGAAGAATGAGTCCATCCTGCCTGGAGAACTGTTGTCCGAAAATCGGATGGCTACGGATGAGGTCGCCAGGGCAGCTCATGAAAATATGGGCATAGTGTACGATTACTACAAAAACACCTTCGGAAGGGAGAGTTATGATAATAAGGGTTCTCCTCTCGTTTCTTCGGTTCACTTTCTACTGAACTACAATAATTCATTCTGGAGCGACTATCACAAACAGCTTGTTTTCGGAGACGGGGATGGTTTTCGCTGGAGACCCATGGCCTTTGCGCTCGATATTGTGGCTCATGAGCTGACGCATGCCGTTGCAGGTCAGACAGCCCGGTTTGTGTACAGTGAAGAGGCAGGAGCTCTTGATGAGTCCTTTGCAGACGTTTTTGCAACTTTTATCTCAAATGAAGGAAAGATAAAAAACTGGGAAATAGGGGAAGGAGTCTACACCCCTTTTCATCCGGGAGACGCCCTGCGGGACCTTTCCGATCCTCCAAGGTTCGGGCAGCCCGATCATATTGACAATTACGTGCGGCTTGCTCCCGGCGAAATTCCTGATCTGCATAAGAACCAGGCAGGGTATATTCACCTGAACAGTGGAATCCTCAATAAAGCTGCTTACCTGACCATTAAGGGCGGGACCCACTACGGGATAAAAGTCAAAGGGATTTCAAGGGCGAGAGCCGAAAAGATCTATTACCTTGCTCTTACTGCATACCTCTGCAGTGCAACCCTGAGCAGGTGGAGGTTCCGGGAAGCCAGGTATGCCCTCCTGAATGCCTGCCGCCAGCTTTACGGGGAAAAAGGGCCCGAGTACGCGGCTATAAAAAATGCCTGGGCTGCGGTCGGCCTTGGAAAGCCGGAAGACCTTGGTGATCGGTTTCTGGTCGAAAAAGAGGCTTTTCCCGGAGTCCCTATCCCTGATGTGAGCCCTGACGGAATCCTTAGTTCCATTTATGTTCCGGAAGACGGGCTTGTAAAAGACATCAGAGTCAGTGTAAACATTGAACACCCATATCTCAGAGACCTGAGGCTCACGCTGTTTACGCCTGTCGGAAAAAGGATAGTTCTGCACGACCGGCTAGCCCGAAGGGACCGGAGCCTTGTAAGGACATATAATCCGGGGTCGGTTCCTGCCCTTGAAACCTGTATAGGAGAGCGGGCCTGGGGGAGGTGGAATCTGAAGGTTGAGGATCTTGCAAGGGAACATACGGGTTCTTTCCACAGCTGGGGAATTAAATTTCTGATAAGGAAGGTTGAAAAGGAGGAACTTAAAAGGGAGATTTTTCCTTTTCTCAATGTGCCCGATGATGACCCCAAAGGCTTAGAAAGCTTCATTGAGGTTGAAAGAAGGGGAAAAATAGTAAGCTTTGAAGTGTCCCTGGAAATTACCCACCCTTCGATAGGGGAGTTGAAAGCCGTACTTGTCATGCCGTCGGGAGAGGAACTGTTGCTGCATAACAGGACAGGATACGGAAAAAGAGACCTCAAAAAAACCTTCAGTACCGAATCTGATGAGGTCCTGCTGCCTGCTGTAAATAAAGAGATGAAAGGGGTCTGGACTCTGAAGCTTACAGACCAGGCAGCAGGAAATGAAGGAAGCCTTGACATCTGGGGGCTGTGCATTAAATACGAGAGTGACCCGGAGTTTCTTTAA
- a CDS encoding cupin domain-containing protein: MDLIKIIFVMLAVALLLGIFTCGSHDDRAAVAEEFKNETLGEPASGVTGESLAAEENITEEQTVQGPAPPDSLILAKGESKMATERKTIEYKVRATARLIEAQGEKLFPSFREPKSPWYNGDFYVFVWAMNGTQVVCPPDREREGENMSGLLDAEGKPIGELFIEATRSGRGEGWVDYSWKESESSEPVHRFTFVKKATFEGRAYLVGSSFYADDYILCKNLTECAYLEEPGNIHVAEMLNPGNTDKNLDLNYSIAHSVIEPGENIAPHMMKNSEVHYILEGEGILYIDGIPVELQPDQLIYIPAGAIQTTYNTGNSTLKFLAIDQPGWSEKNTEVFE; encoded by the coding sequence ATGGATTTAATAAAAATTATATTCGTAATGCTTGCAGTTGCTCTTTTGCTTGGTATTTTTACCTGTGGCAGCCACGACGACCGGGCAGCAGTTGCAGAAGAATTCAAAAATGAAACTTTAGGCGAGCCCGCCTCAGGGGTGACCGGGGAATCCCTGGCTGCAGAAGAAAACATAACAGAAGAACAAACTGTCCAGGGACCTGCCCCGCCAGACTCTCTTATTCTTGCAAAAGGAGAGAGTAAGATGGCGACCGAAAGGAAAACTATCGAATATAAAGTCAGGGCTACAGCCAGACTTATCGAGGCACAGGGAGAAAAGCTCTTCCCCTCATTCCGAGAGCCAAAATCCCCCTGGTACAACGGTGACTTCTATGTTTTTGTCTGGGCAATGAACGGGACTCAGGTAGTCTGCCCTCCGGACAGGGAACGTGAAGGAGAAAACATGAGCGGGCTTCTGGACGCAGAAGGAAAGCCCATAGGGGAACTCTTCATAGAGGCAACCCGGAGCGGAAGGGGCGAAGGCTGGGTGGATTACAGCTGGAAGGAGTCAGAAAGTTCCGAACCTGTCCACAGGTTCACCTTCGTTAAAAAGGCTACTTTTGAAGGGAGGGCTTATTTAGTCGGTTCAAGCTTCTATGCGGATGACTATATCCTCTGCAAGAACCTGACCGAATGCGCCTATCTCGAAGAACCAGGGAATATCCATGTTGCCGAAATGCTGAACCCCGGAAATACCGATAAAAACCTTGATCTTAACTACAGCATAGCTCATTCGGTTATCGAGCCCGGAGAAAATATCGCCCCCCACATGATGAAAAATTCGGAAGTCCATTATATCCTCGAAGGAGAAGGCATCCTCTATATTGACGGAATCCCGGTCGAACTGCAGCCGGATCAGCTCATATACATCCCCGCAGGGGCAATCCAGACGACATACAATACCGGAAACAGCACCCTCAAATTCCTGGCCATAGACCAGCCCGGCTGGTCAGAGAAAAACACAGAAGTCTTTGAATAA
- a CDS encoding exodeoxyribonuclease III, whose amino-acid sequence MPENYNLISWNVNGLRAAMKKGFLDLLLEQKFDVICVQETKASPEKLPREVKNIPGYHNYFVSAERSGYSGVGTFSKQKPFKVETGMGIEEFDREGRFLRVDYENFTLMNIYFPNGKASQERLEYKMSFYDAFLDYANALKAEGKKLVICGDVNTAHREIDLARPKENETTSGFLPEERAWMDKFFDAGYLDTFRLFNSEGGNYSWWSLRTRARERNVGWRLDYFFVSENLRDNVKAAPIYPEITGSDHCPVGLELEFQV is encoded by the coding sequence ATGCCGGAAAATTATAACCTTATTTCCTGGAATGTAAACGGTCTCCGGGCTGCAATGAAAAAGGGCTTTCTGGATTTGCTGCTGGAGCAGAAATTCGATGTCATCTGTGTCCAGGAAACCAAAGCCTCCCCGGAAAAGCTCCCGAGGGAAGTCAAGAACATTCCTGGCTACCACAACTATTTCGTCTCTGCTGAAAGAAGCGGGTACAGCGGGGTCGGGACTTTTTCAAAACAAAAGCCCTTCAAAGTAGAAACCGGAATGGGAATCGAGGAGTTTGACAGAGAAGGCCGTTTTCTCCGGGTCGATTACGAGAATTTTACCCTGATGAACATCTATTTCCCAAACGGAAAAGCCTCTCAGGAACGCCTGGAATACAAAATGTCCTTTTATGATGCTTTTTTGGATTATGCAAACGCCCTTAAAGCCGAGGGCAAAAAGCTTGTCATCTGCGGGGACGTGAATACCGCCCACAGAGAAATAGATCTCGCAAGACCCAAAGAAAACGAAACCACCTCGGGCTTCCTCCCCGAAGAAAGAGCCTGGATGGATAAATTCTTTGATGCCGGATATCTTGATACCTTCCGCCTGTTCAACAGTGAAGGCGGAAACTATTCCTGGTGGTCATTGAGAACCCGGGCCCGCGAAAGAAACGTTGGCTGGCGTCTTGATTATTTTTTCGTAAGTGAAAACCTTCGGGATAATGTAAAAGCTGCCCCGATTTACCCTGAAATCACAGGTTCCGATCACTGTCCGGTGGGGCTTGAACTCGAATTTCAGGTTTGA
- a CDS encoding flavodoxin domain-containing protein encodes MQTRVLVAYATRYGSTQEIAEVIVATLRESGLEVDIEPAKEVKALEGYTAVVLGAPIYMLRWHKEAKSFLSRYREALMKRPVAVFALGPFYDEEEEWKEVRAQLDKELEKFPWLTPVAIEIFGGKYDEEKLRFPDNILVRLPGSPLHNMPAIDIRDWDAIRDWASKLVAQFQPALAH; translated from the coding sequence ATGCAAACCAGAGTTCTTGTGGCTTATGCTACCAGGTATGGCTCAACACAGGAAATAGCCGAGGTAATTGTAGCTACTTTGCGCGAAAGTGGCCTTGAGGTAGATATCGAGCCCGCAAAAGAAGTAAAAGCCCTTGAAGGATACACTGCAGTAGTGCTGGGCGCACCAATTTACATGCTCCGCTGGCACAAGGAAGCAAAAAGTTTTCTTTCACGGTACCGTGAAGCCCTGATGAAGCGGCCAGTTGCAGTTTTTGCACTAGGCCCTTTCTATGATGAGGAAGAGGAGTGGAAAGAAGTGCGTGCCCAGCTTGACAAGGAGCTTGAGAAGTTTCCCTGGCTTACACCCGTTGCTATAGAAATATTTGGCGGCAAGTACGATGAGGAAAAACTACGCTTCCCTGACAACATACTTGTCAGGTTGCCGGGAAGCCCCTTACACAATATGCCAGCAATCGATATCAGAGATTGGGATGCTATCCGAGACTGGGCGAGCAAGCTGGTCGCCCAGTTCCAACCTGCTCTGGCACACTAA
- the istB gene encoding IS21-like element ISMac9 family helper ATPase IstB translates to MNNFSYERLHSNLQYLKLNTIEEVLDNYLEIAARDSKTTMEVLDYLFEQEKKHREAAAIERRMKSAAFPVKKTLDEFDFEFQSSIDKKVIEDLATLRFVHNVENVVFLGPPGVGKSHLAIALGIEVAKAGISVYFTNTGNLIEKLKIANREGMLEKKLKGFMKFKVLIIDEMGYLPFDEEGAHCLFQLISRRYEKSSTIFTSNKSYGEWGEIFKDQVIAAAVLDRILHHCTTINIRGESYRLKERKKHGIKSGNIYQ, encoded by the coding sequence ATGAACAATTTCAGCTATGAGAGACTTCACAGTAACCTGCAATACCTCAAACTGAATACTATTGAAGAGGTTCTGGACAACTATCTTGAAATTGCTGCAAGAGATAGCAAGACAACAATGGAAGTACTTGATTATCTGTTTGAACAGGAAAAGAAGCACAGAGAAGCTGCTGCAATTGAGAGAAGGATGAAAAGTGCAGCATTTCCTGTGAAAAAGACGCTTGATGAATTCGATTTTGAGTTTCAGTCATCTATTGATAAAAAAGTCATAGAAGACCTTGCAACGTTGAGATTTGTTCATAACGTAGAAAACGTTGTTTTCCTTGGTCCTCCCGGAGTTGGAAAGTCTCATCTTGCAATCGCTCTTGGGATTGAAGTAGCAAAAGCAGGGATTTCGGTTTACTTTACCAATACAGGAAACCTTATCGAGAAGTTGAAAATAGCAAATCGAGAAGGAATGCTTGAAAAGAAACTCAAAGGCTTTATGAAATTTAAAGTTCTGATCATTGATGAAATGGGTTATCTCCCATTTGATGAGGAAGGAGCTCACTGTTTATTTCAGTTGATTTCCAGACGTTATGAAAAGAGTTCGACCATCTTTACGTCAAATAAATCATATGGAGAATGGGGAGAGATATTCAAAGACCAGGTAATAGCGGCTGCTGTACTTGATAGAATTCTCCATCACTGTACTACAATTAACATCAGAGGAGAAAGTTACAGGCTGAAAGAAAGGAAGAAACATGGTATAAAATCAGGAAATATCTACCAGTAA
- the istA gene encoding IS21-like element ISMac9 family transposase → MLKKEDLFLIRDLSSQNLSISEIARQTGFDRKTVRKYLQLKTLPEPQKRPGRKSKLDPYKPYILKKLEEGSYTTARLYREIKEMGFDGGMTIVKDFVREVRPQQGVPAVFRYETKPGVQAQVDWAEMGTVEVDGKIKKLFCFNMILGYSRMKYVEFTLGIDTSTLIQCHLNAFEYFGGFTQEILYDNMKQVVIKRALKSSDSEWNSQFEDFFKCFGFIPRLCRPYRPQTKGKIENTVGYVKRDFFLGRRFTSLEDLNAQVHRWLERVNSTVHGTTYQIPLERFKEEKLIPLDQVPPYKVVHKETRKVSRDCYISFLGNKYSVPYRFAGRTAELQIFEGIFEVYVDYEKVCEHEILSGNCRVSRKKEHFQGLLSEILKENSKCKKELQIPLKFSGPEVEKRSLDIYETFSDGDFE, encoded by the coding sequence ATGCTGAAAAAGGAGGATTTATTCTTGATTCGAGATTTAAGTTCACAAAACTTGAGCATTAGTGAAATCGCCAGACAAACCGGTTTTGACAGGAAAACTGTGAGGAAATATCTCCAGCTGAAAACCTTACCTGAACCCCAGAAACGTCCCGGAAGAAAGAGCAAGCTTGATCCATATAAACCTTATATACTCAAAAAGCTTGAAGAAGGCTCCTACACTACTGCTCGGCTCTATCGGGAAATCAAAGAAATGGGTTTTGATGGAGGAATGACCATCGTCAAGGACTTTGTAAGAGAAGTCCGACCTCAGCAGGGAGTCCCTGCTGTATTCCGCTATGAAACAAAACCAGGTGTACAGGCTCAGGTTGACTGGGCAGAGATGGGAACAGTTGAGGTTGATGGAAAGATAAAGAAACTCTTTTGCTTCAACATGATTCTTGGATATTCCAGGATGAAATATGTTGAATTTACACTGGGCATAGACACTTCCACTCTTATCCAGTGTCATCTGAACGCCTTTGAGTACTTTGGAGGATTTACACAGGAGATTCTCTATGATAACATGAAACAGGTTGTTATCAAAAGAGCCTTAAAATCATCAGATTCTGAATGGAACTCACAGTTTGAGGATTTCTTCAAATGCTTTGGTTTTATTCCACGGTTATGCAGGCCTTACAGGCCTCAGACAAAAGGTAAAATTGAAAATACGGTAGGCTATGTCAAGAGGGATTTCTTCCTTGGAAGACGATTTACCTCTCTCGAAGACCTGAACGCCCAAGTTCACAGGTGGTTGGAAAGGGTAAATTCAACTGTCCACGGAACAACCTATCAAATCCCCCTTGAACGTTTTAAGGAGGAGAAACTGATCCCTCTGGATCAGGTTCCTCCTTACAAAGTTGTCCATAAGGAGACCAGAAAGGTCTCCAGAGACTGTTATATTTCGTTCCTTGGAAATAAGTATTCTGTTCCTTACAGGTTTGCAGGAAGAACTGCAGAGCTTCAGATTTTTGAAGGAATATTCGAGGTCTATGTTGATTATGAGAAGGTTTGTGAACATGAAATTCTTTCAGGTAATTGTAGGGTTTCCAGAAAAAAGGAACATTTTCAGGGCCTCCTGAGTGAGATTCTTAAAGAGAATTCAAAATGCAAGAAAGAATTACAGATTCCGTTGAAGTTCTCAGGTCCTGAAGTTGAAAAGAGGTCTCTTGACATCTATGAAACATTCAGTGACGGTGATTTTGAATGA